A single region of the Erythrobacter sp. genome encodes:
- a CDS encoding EthD domain-containing protein: MIRITYCLHRLPGMSREAFQRYWRETHAPLVAAASEALGIRRYVQQHTLTSEMARRFASAQGIPNGEGEDYDGIAEIWFDSEAALARVGETEEGRRHAAILAADEAKFIDFSRSRYFFSAANEVIV, encoded by the coding sequence ATGATCCGCATCACCTATTGCCTCCACCGCCTGCCGGGCATGAGCCGCGAGGCGTTCCAGCGCTACTGGCGCGAGACCCACGCCCCGCTTGTCGCCGCGGCGAGCGAGGCGCTCGGCATTCGCCGCTATGTCCAGCAGCATACGCTGACCAGCGAGATGGCCCGCCGCTTCGCCAGCGCGCAGGGCATCCCCAACGGCGAGGGCGAGGACTATGACGGCATCGCGGAAATCTGGTTCGACAGCGAGGCCGCGCTCGCCCGCGTCGGAGAGACCGAGGAAGGCCGCCGCCACGCCGCGATCCTCGCCGCGGACGAGGCGAAGTTCATCGACTTTTCGCGCAGCCGCTATTTCTTCAGCGCGGCGAACGAGGTGATCGTGTAA
- a CDS encoding cold-shock protein, with the protein MAKTGTVKFFNTDKGYGFIQPDDGSSDSFVHITAVHAAGMQTLDRDQRLNYEVETGRNGKESAVNLVAAD; encoded by the coding sequence ATGGCCAAGACCGGCACCGTGAAATTCTTCAACACCGACAAGGGCTACGGCTTCATCCAGCCCGACGACGGCAGCTCGGACAGCTTCGTCCACATCACCGCGGTCCATGCCGCCGGGATGCAGACCTTGGATCGCGACCAGCGCCTCAACTACGAGGTCGAAACCGGTCGCAACGGCAAGGAAAGCGCCGTCAACCTCGTCGCGGCGGACTGA
- a CDS encoding DUF6491 family protein, translating into MPGKTHFKRFRPATCAALGLAALAAACAPVEDTASSQLAAGEEGGRECFYPRNVTGFRNAPEGPDGSSRIYVDVRASDTFLFELFSPCRELTFARSIAFDTISGVGRVCSGLEVDLLVPDPNLGTQRCQVKMIRKLEPGEEGARAGAK; encoded by the coding sequence ATGCCCGGCAAGACCCACTTCAAGCGCTTCCGCCCCGCCACCTGCGCCGCGCTCGGCCTCGCCGCGCTCGCGGCCGCCTGCGCACCGGTCGAGGATACCGCCTCCAGCCAGCTCGCTGCGGGGGAGGAGGGCGGGCGCGAATGCTTCTATCCGCGCAACGTCACCGGCTTCCGCAACGCGCCCGAGGGGCCGGACGGCTCCAGCCGCATCTATGTCGACGTGCGCGCCAGCGACACCTTCCTGTTCGAGCTCTTCAGCCCGTGCCGCGAGTTGACCTTCGCCCGCTCGATCGCTTTCGACACCATCAGCGGGGTCGGGCGGGTGTGCAGCGGGCTCGAGGTCGACCTGCTCGTGCCCGACCCCAACCTGGGCACGCAGCGCTGCCAGGTGAAGATGATCCGCAAGCTCGAACCCGGCGAGGAAGGCGCGCGCGCCGGGGCGAAATAG
- a CDS encoding fasciclin domain-containing protein has protein sequence MKLLKITAASLLALGLAACADDAAETDDTMMADETAMSEDATSPGTIVEVAQGNGDFTTLVAAVNAAELGETLSGDGPFTVFAPTDEAFGKLPEGTVETLTTDETDKLKSILTYHVIEGSMDAAAVTKAIEDAGEEGLVVETVGGPTLTATLVDGEVMLTDAAGNTATVTATDVEASNGVIHVIDTVLMPE, from the coding sequence ATGAAACTGCTCAAGATCACCGCCGCTTCGCTGCTCGCTCTCGGCCTTGCCGCCTGCGCCGACGACGCGGCCGAGACCGACGACACGATGATGGCCGACGAAACTGCGATGAGCGAGGACGCGACCTCGCCCGGCACGATCGTCGAGGTCGCCCAGGGCAATGGCGACTTCACCACGCTGGTCGCCGCCGTGAACGCCGCCGAACTGGGCGAGACGCTGTCGGGCGATGGCCCGTTCACCGTCTTCGCCCCGACCGACGAGGCGTTCGGCAAGCTGCCCGAAGGCACGGTCGAAACGCTCACCACCGACGAGACCGACAAGCTCAAGTCGATCCTCACCTATCACGTCATCGAAGGCTCGATGGACGCCGCCGCGGTCACTAAAGCGATCGAGGACGCGGGCGAGGAGGGCCTCGTCGTCGAAACGGTCGGCGGCCCGACGCTGACCGCCACGCTGGTCGACGGCGAGGTCATGCTGACCGATGCCGCGGGCAACACCGCGACCGTGACCGCGACCGACGTCGAAGCCTCGAACGGGGTCATCCACGTCATCGACACGGTGCTGATGCCCGAATAA
- a CDS encoding DUF3833 family protein, protein MRPGRRIPALLAALVAPFALMACASLPDEGFDPVPRAEAPYFDPLVFFAGTSTGRGELSKVFSGTVAVQVESTGRLLRPGVMELVQVVTEGDKEPRTRRWEIREVGEGRWEGTLTDADGPVELYAKGNLLTIQYRMDGNYDVTQRLTLAPDGRSAYNELKVELLGATVAVLAERIVKG, encoded by the coding sequence ATGAGGCCCGGCAGGCGCATCCCCGCGCTCCTCGCCGCGCTTGTCGCGCCCTTCGCGCTCATGGCCTGCGCGAGCCTGCCGGACGAGGGCTTCGACCCCGTCCCCCGCGCCGAAGCGCCCTATTTCGACCCGCTGGTGTTCTTCGCCGGGACAAGCACCGGGCGCGGCGAATTGTCCAAAGTCTTCTCCGGCACGGTTGCCGTGCAGGTCGAGAGCACCGGGCGACTGCTGCGCCCCGGCGTGATGGAACTGGTGCAGGTCGTCACCGAAGGCGACAAGGAGCCGCGCACCCGCCGCTGGGAAATCCGTGAAGTGGGGGAGGGCCGCTGGGAGGGCACCTTGACCGACGCGGACGGGCCGGTCGAGCTCTATGCCAAGGGCAACCTCTTGACGATCCAGTACCGCATGGACGGCAATTACGACGTGACCCAGCGGCTGACCTTGGCCCCGGACGGGCGGAGCGCCTACAACGAGCTGAAGGTGGAGTTGTTGGGGGCGACGGTGGCGGTGCTGGCGGAGCGGATTGTGAAGGGGTGA
- a CDS encoding GFA family protein has protein sequence MSEDETRSGGCLCGKVRYTLAEDPVMCVTCHCKNCQRQAGSALSIIIGVREDAIAISGAVKTYDDTADSGAPVHRQFCDTCGSALFTRIDHPPGLMFVKAGTLDDTSKLAPAFHCWTKSKQDWVPLGDIPAYDTVPQQG, from the coding sequence ATGAGCGAGGACGAAACGCGCAGCGGCGGCTGCCTGTGCGGCAAGGTGCGATACACGCTGGCGGAGGATCCCGTCATGTGCGTCACCTGCCATTGCAAGAACTGCCAGCGCCAGGCCGGAAGCGCGCTGTCGATCATCATCGGCGTGCGCGAGGACGCGATTGCGATTTCGGGCGCGGTGAAGACCTATGACGACACCGCCGACAGCGGCGCACCCGTCCACCGCCAGTTCTGCGATACCTGCGGTTCGGCGCTGTTCACCCGGATCGACCATCCGCCCGGCCTGATGTTCGTCAAGGCCGGAACGCTCGACGACACCTCGAAGCTCGCGCCTGCGTTCCATTGCTGGACGAAGAGCAAGCAGGACTGGGTGCCGCTCGGCGACATCCCGGCCTATGACACGGTGCCGCAACAGGGGTGA
- a CDS encoding DUF3365 domain-containing protein — translation MRASRITGRVFGFAGAGAALAACAGESDPAPPPAPLDEAAVAARSAPIAQGFAADLKTQLTSALQAGGPKNAVSVCQQVAPALAEAASEQSGAEVRRIAARNRNPAGGVPGEMQAQYDELAAQPIADGAPARRIWRAEDGRVHFMSAIPMAEQPCSTCHGKDIDPDLKAHIESLYPEDAATGFAPGDLRGALLITWPAGSFGAEGAGAGAKAGAKAGAKAGEGA, via the coding sequence ATGAGAGCATCGCGTATCACCGGACGGGTTTTCGGCTTCGCGGGGGCCGGAGCGGCGCTCGCCGCCTGTGCGGGCGAGAGCGACCCTGCCCCGCCACCCGCGCCGCTCGACGAGGCGGCGGTCGCCGCGCGCTCCGCCCCTATCGCGCAAGGCTTCGCCGCCGACCTCAAGACGCAGCTCACAAGCGCGCTTCAAGCGGGCGGACCGAAGAACGCGGTCAGCGTGTGCCAGCAGGTCGCCCCCGCGCTGGCCGAGGCGGCGTCCGAGCAAAGCGGCGCCGAAGTCCGCCGCATCGCCGCGCGCAACCGCAACCCGGCCGGCGGCGTGCCGGGCGAAATGCAGGCGCAATACGACGAACTCGCCGCGCAGCCGATCGCGGACGGAGCCCCCGCGCGCCGCATCTGGCGCGCCGAGGACGGGCGGGTCCATTTCATGAGCGCCATCCCCATGGCCGAACAGCCCTGCTCGACCTGCCACGGCAAGGACATCGACCCGGACCTCAAGGCCCATATCGAGAGCCTCTATCCCGAGGACGCCGCGACCGGCTTCGCCCCCGGAGACCTGCGCGGCGCGTTGCTGATCACGTGGCCCGCGGGCAGCTTTGGCGCGGAAGGGGCCGGGGCAGGGGCCAAGGCGGGGGCCAAGGCAGGGGCCAAGGCGGGGGAAGGCGCATGA
- a CDS encoding HPF/RaiA family ribosome-associated protein: MQFQFNTNSSVMGTENVAERIEAAVRQKLARYEDRLTRVEVHVADDNGAKHGADDKHCTIEARPRGGKPIGVTAKASKVDDAARKAANTLAQRLDRHFGKGEKHKHDARPDKVM, from the coding sequence ATGCAGTTCCAGTTCAACACCAACAGCTCGGTCATGGGGACCGAAAACGTCGCGGAGCGGATCGAGGCGGCGGTGCGCCAGAAGCTCGCCCGCTACGAGGACCGCCTGACCCGGGTCGAGGTCCATGTCGCCGACGACAACGGGGCCAAGCACGGCGCCGACGACAAGCACTGCACGATCGAGGCCCGCCCGCGCGGCGGCAAGCCGATCGGCGTGACGGCGAAGGCGAGCAAGGTCGACGATGCCGCGCGCAAGGCCGCGAACACGCTCGCCCAGCGGCTCGATCGCCATTTCGGCAAGGGCGAAAAGCACAAGCACGACGCGCGCCCCGACAAGGTGATGTGA
- a CDS encoding DUF3800 domain-containing protein — MHVFTDDSDTFGKNGFICLAGFISSDYAWEKFSQRWCDKLDEHGMSVLHTSDFLAGEGEYRELSHSYEDRLDILSEFMDIIRDEIDCGIFSAINAGEYRNTLKDAKKKLKPEEFLFRRILRLSFDYMASEEISESLGFWIDDSEKTSSRFLSIWSKTKKHWKGEKSMLGSIAFGDDQALPPLQAADVFANVMVRAYASGLDPWHGKSPFNRMFIHPKTHAVSRKIKGEFWDAKNLIRLKDGILEMAKPRAG, encoded by the coding sequence ATGCACGTGTTCACAGACGATAGCGACACCTTTGGCAAGAACGGCTTTATCTGTTTAGCTGGTTTTATATCCTCGGATTACGCTTGGGAAAAATTTAGCCAGAGATGGTGTGACAAGTTGGATGAACATGGAATGAGCGTACTCCACACTTCGGACTTTCTGGCGGGTGAAGGGGAATACCGTGAATTGTCACACTCCTACGAAGATCGCTTAGACATCCTTAGCGAATTCATGGACATAATACGAGATGAGATTGACTGCGGAATATTCTCAGCGATAAATGCTGGTGAATATCGTAACACCCTCAAGGACGCAAAAAAGAAGCTAAAGCCAGAAGAGTTTCTATTTCGAAGGATATTGAGACTATCTTTCGATTATATGGCTAGCGAGGAAATATCGGAATCGCTTGGATTTTGGATCGACGATAGCGAAAAGACCTCGAGCCGCTTTCTTTCGATATGGTCCAAGACCAAGAAGCATTGGAAAGGCGAAAAATCGATGCTGGGTTCTATAGCATTCGGCGACGATCAGGCTTTACCGCCCTTACAAGCAGCTGACGTATTCGCGAACGTCATGGTTCGGGCTTATGCTTCAGGGTTAGATCCTTGGCATGGGAAAAGCCCATTCAATCGGATGTTCATCCACCCAAAAACACATGCAGTTTCTCGAAAGATCAAAGGCGAATTCTGGGATGCCAAAAATCTGATTAGACTGAAAGACGGTATCTTGGAGATGGCGAAGCCCAGAGCGGGCTAG
- a CDS encoding FAD-binding domain-containing protein encodes MDWTPTRARALERLARFLPRAGSDYAETRGYDDGPVGEAPGERGGANVSQLSPWLHAGLVGEAEVIEAVLRQHSPREAGSFVSEVFWRVYFKGWLEQRPSVWEAYKQGREAAFARVEANAGLRTAYEEAVEGRTGIPAFDTWARELGDHGYLHNHARMWFASIWIFTLKLDWELGADFFLRHLKDGDAASNTLSWRWVGGLHTAGKTYLARSDNIARYTASRPGGPLAAEELADEAEPLTEPREHGRRSLDLPGPVSPDALAEPYALLLHDEAAHHVPLALSAPPALVIGAARPEARSPRPVGAGATAFARGAVTSGMDEGARAFGCGSVWWEDGGDLSAILAEAGIERLAVPYLPTGWTRDALMPQIAPLVEEGRVAWILGDLARATWPHARAGFFRVKKQIEPILGELGITGANPPEGLPG; translated from the coding sequence ATGGACTGGACCCCGACACGCGCCCGCGCGCTCGAGCGCCTCGCCCGATTCCTCCCGCGCGCAGGCAGCGACTATGCCGAAACCCGCGGCTATGACGACGGCCCCGTCGGCGAGGCGCCGGGGGAGCGCGGGGGGGCCAATGTCTCGCAATTGTCGCCCTGGCTCCACGCCGGGCTGGTGGGCGAGGCCGAGGTGATCGAGGCGGTCCTGCGCCAGCACAGCCCGCGCGAGGCGGGCAGCTTTGTCTCCGAGGTGTTCTGGCGCGTCTATTTCAAGGGCTGGCTCGAACAACGCCCGAGCGTGTGGGAGGCTTACAAGCAGGGGCGCGAGGCGGCCTTCGCGCGCGTCGAAGCGAACGCGGGCCTGCGCACCGCCTATGAGGAAGCGGTGGAGGGCCGCACCGGGATCCCCGCCTTCGACACCTGGGCGCGCGAACTGGGCGACCACGGCTACCTCCACAACCACGCTCGGATGTGGTTCGCGAGCATCTGGATCTTCACCCTGAAGCTCGATTGGGAACTGGGCGCGGATTTCTTCCTGCGGCATCTCAAGGACGGCGATGCGGCTTCGAACACGCTGTCGTGGCGCTGGGTCGGCGGGCTGCACACGGCGGGCAAGACCTATCTCGCGCGCAGCGACAACATCGCGCGCTACACCGCGAGCCGGCCGGGCGGGCCGCTCGCCGCCGAGGAGCTGGCCGATGAGGCCGAGCCTCTGACCGAGCCGCGCGAGCATGGCCGCCGCTCGCTCGACCTTCCCGGCCCGGTCAGTCCCGATGCCCTGGCCGAGCCCTATGCGTTGCTGCTGCACGACGAGGCGGCGCACCATGTCCCGCTGGCCCTGTCGGCCCCGCCTGCGCTGGTGATCGGCGCGGCCCGGCCCGAAGCGCGCTCGCCCCGCCCGGTCGGAGCGGGCGCGACCGCGTTCGCGCGCGGGGCGGTGACAAGCGGGATGGACGAGGGGGCCCGCGCCTTCGGCTGCGGGTCCGTGTGGTGGGAGGACGGGGGCGATCTGTCGGCGATCCTCGCCGAAGCGGGGATCGAGCGGCTTGCCGTGCCCTACCTGCCGACCGGCTGGACCCGCGACGCGCTGATGCCGCAGATCGCGCCGCTGGTCGAGGAAGGGCGCGTGGCGTGGATACTGGGCGACCTCGCGCGAGCGACCTGGCCGCACGCGCGCGCCGGGTTCTTCCGGGTGAAGAAGCAGATCGAGCCGATCCTCGGCGAACTCGGCATCACCGGCGCGAACCCGCCGGAAGGGCTGCCCGGCTGA